Proteins co-encoded in one Metabacillus sp. KUDC1714 genomic window:
- a CDS encoding stage V sporulation protein AE — MTKQRQVILVTDGDEYAARTIEYVAAEIGGRVISRTQGNPTTLSGPHIVQLILEAKNDPVFVMFDDCGLLGEGAGETALKYVAGHQNIEVLGVIAVASKTHQTEWAKVDVSIDRFGELTEYGVDKGGLKDLEVGRISGDTVYCLDEIDVPIIVGIGDIGKMARKDSVKNGCPVTMKAVKLILERSGYHDNKN, encoded by the coding sequence TTGACAAAACAAAGACAGGTAATTTTAGTTACAGATGGGGATGAGTATGCAGCAAGAACAATCGAATATGTTGCAGCTGAAATAGGTGGAAGAGTAATATCTAGAACTCAAGGAAATCCGACAACTTTGAGTGGACCACACATTGTTCAGCTTATTCTCGAGGCTAAAAATGATCCTGTTTTTGTTATGTTTGATGATTGTGGATTATTAGGTGAAGGAGCAGGTGAAACGGCCTTGAAATATGTGGCCGGACATCAAAATATTGAAGTACTTGGTGTGATTGCTGTCGCATCAAAGACACATCAAACCGAGTGGGCAAAAGTAGATGTAAGTATTGATCGTTTCGGTGAGTTAACAGAATACGGTGTAGATAAAGGTGGGTTAAAGGATCTTGAGGTTGGGAGGATAAGTGGTGACACTGTTTATTGCCTAGACGAGATTGATGTTCCAATTATTGTAGGAATAGGTGACATCGGCAAAATGGCGCGAAAGGACAGTGTGAAAAACGGCTGTCCAGTCACAATGAAAGCTGTAAAACTTATTTTAGAAAGGAGCGGCTATCATGACAACAAAAACTGA
- a CDS encoding stage V sporulation protein AA: MEKTVYIRLRHRIQVHPNDVITIDKIALVVGDKGLTEKLRQLFIHKIKPSDKNMVVIDVMHVLKEIHKFDHLIDVQTIGSSQTIVEIVYEKKKLSPILFLAVWILLFIGSGLAIMNFHEDVSMQQVHQRIHKIVTGNSNDQPLLLQIPYSIGLGLGMVLFFNHLFKKKINEEPSPLEVEIFNYQLDLDKYVAMNENKENLNNVDNDRK; encoded by the coding sequence ATGGAAAAGACGGTATATATTCGACTTCGTCATCGCATTCAAGTCCATCCTAACGATGTCATTACGATTGATAAAATCGCACTCGTCGTCGGCGATAAGGGGTTGACGGAAAAACTAAGACAACTATTTATTCACAAAATTAAACCGAGTGATAAAAATATGGTGGTAATAGACGTCATGCACGTTTTAAAAGAAATACATAAATTTGACCACCTTATTGATGTCCAGACAATTGGATCTTCACAAACAATCGTTGAAATCGTGTACGAAAAAAAGAAGCTTTCACCAATCTTATTTCTTGCTGTATGGATCCTACTATTTATAGGTTCGGGGCTTGCAATTATGAACTTTCATGAGGATGTAAGTATGCAGCAAGTTCATCAACGTATCCATAAAATTGTAACGGGGAATTCAAATGATCAACCACTCTTACTGCAAATTCCATATTCAATTGGATTAGGATTAGGAATGGTTTTGTTTTTCAATCATTTATTTAAGAAAAAAATTAATGAGGAACCAAGCCCCCTGGAAGTTGAAATCTTTAATTATCAGCTAGATTTAGATAAATATGTTGCAATGAATGAAAATAAGGAGAATTTGAACAACGTTGATAATGATCGTAAATAG
- the spoVAE gene encoding stage V sporulation protein AE, which produces MEYLLAFIVGGAICVVGQLLLDIVKFTPAHVMSTFVVSGAILDGFGLYDKLIEFAGAGATVPITSFGHSLLHGAMEQAHEHGFIGIGIGIFELTSAGISAAILFAFIMALIFKPKG; this is translated from the coding sequence ATGGAGTACTTATTGGCTTTTATAGTAGGAGGTGCTATTTGTGTAGTTGGGCAGTTACTTTTAGATATTGTAAAGTTCACGCCTGCACATGTGATGAGTACTTTCGTCGTATCAGGTGCGATTTTAGATGGATTTGGTCTTTATGATAAGTTAATTGAGTTCGCAGGAGCAGGGGCAACTGTTCCAATCACAAGCTTTGGACATTCATTACTTCATGGGGCAATGGAGCAAGCTCATGAACATGGTTTTATAGGAATTGGCATTGGGATCTTTGAATTAACTTCAGCCGGGATATCAGCTGCGATACTGTTCGCTTTTATCATGGCCCTTATTTTTAAACCGAAAGGATAG
- a CDS encoding stage V sporulation protein AB, protein MIVNSVILIIIGLSGGLVVGTGFVAFLAVLGIIPRLTQLTKTNHFIQVYEWAIILGTVITGWMSLRDTVLFQSELWLIPIGLFSGMFIGMLAAALTEVLNVFPILAKRIGLGDKIVILLMAIVFGKIIGSLFHWIYFVNH, encoded by the coding sequence ATGATCGTAAATAGTGTGATCTTAATTATTATTGGCTTGTCAGGGGGGCTAGTTGTAGGTACTGGGTTTGTAGCTTTTTTAGCTGTACTCGGGATTATTCCAAGGCTAACTCAGCTAACAAAAACAAACCATTTTATCCAAGTATATGAGTGGGCGATTATTCTCGGAACTGTTATTACAGGCTGGATGAGCTTACGAGATACAGTACTATTCCAGTCAGAGTTATGGCTTATTCCAATTGGACTTTTTAGTGGGATGTTCATTGGAATGTTAGCAGCCGCCTTAACAGAGGTATTAAATGTTTTTCCGATCTTAGCAAAGCGGATTGGATTAGGAGATAAAATTGTTATTCTGTTAATGGCGATTGTGTTTGGGAAAATTATTGGTTCCCTTTTCCACTGGATCTATTTCGTGAATCATTAA
- the spoVAD gene encoding stage V sporulation protein AD produces the protein MKLTGKQTWQFENPLFVQSSGTAVGPKEADGPLGQLFDVKHKELHCGEDNWELAERRLMEQAIEQCLKKGNKTTDDIDLFLAGDLLNQNVTANYVARHVNIPFLCMFGACSTSMETVAVGSALIDGGFASNVLAATSSHNATAERQFRNPTEYGGQKPDTATFTVTGSGAVLISKEVSNIRITSATIGKVADLGIKNPFDMGSAMAPAAADTIAQHLKDLNRTPDDYDMFLTGDLSGVGSPIVKEMLKDEGYDVHDKHNDCGLIVYRPDQKVFAGGSGCGCSAVVTYSHIFNELEKGNLNRVFVVATGALLSPTMIQQKESIPTIAHGVVFERADGSVNS, from the coding sequence ATGAAATTAACTGGTAAACAAACTTGGCAATTTGAAAATCCATTATTTGTACAATCAAGTGGAACCGCTGTTGGTCCTAAGGAAGCAGATGGTCCCTTAGGCCAATTATTTGATGTGAAGCATAAAGAACTTCATTGTGGTGAAGACAATTGGGAGCTTGCCGAAAGACGATTAATGGAGCAAGCAATAGAACAATGTTTAAAGAAAGGGAATAAAACCACTGATGATATTGATCTTTTTTTAGCGGGAGATTTGTTAAATCAAAATGTAACAGCAAATTATGTTGCTAGACATGTAAATATCCCATTTCTTTGCATGTTTGGTGCATGTTCAACATCTATGGAAACCGTAGCAGTTGGATCTGCCCTAATAGATGGTGGCTTTGCTAGTAATGTGCTAGCAGCAACAAGTAGTCATAATGCTACTGCGGAAAGACAATTTCGCAATCCAACCGAATATGGTGGTCAAAAGCCAGATACTGCAACGTTTACTGTAACAGGTTCTGGTGCTGTATTAATAAGTAAAGAGGTCAGCAACATACGTATTACATCAGCTACAATTGGGAAAGTAGCTGATCTTGGCATCAAAAATCCGTTTGATATGGGTTCTGCGATGGCACCTGCGGCAGCTGATACAATTGCACAGCATTTAAAAGATTTAAATAGGACTCCGGATGATTATGACATGTTTTTAACTGGTGATTTGTCTGGAGTGGGTAGTCCAATTGTTAAAGAAATGCTTAAAGATGAAGGCTATGATGTTCACGACAAACACAATGATTGTGGTTTAATCGTCTATCGTCCCGATCAAAAGGTATTTGCAGGTGGAAGTGGGTGTGGGTGTTCAGCTGTTGTAACATATAGTCATATATTTAATGAATTAGAAAAAGGAAACCTAAACCGTGTTTTTGTAGTGGCAACAGGAGCATTATTAAGCCCGACAATGATTCAACAAAAAGAATCTATCCCTACTATCGCACACGGTGTTGTTTTTGAAAGAGCTGATGGGAGTGTGAATAGCTAA
- the spoVAC gene encoding stage V sporulation protein AC translates to MANSKMKDDYKNQIKSYQPKTPYVLNCLKAFLIGGFICMIGQGIQNFYINVLNFSEKDAGNPTAGTLILISAILTGIGVYDKLGQFAGAGSAVPITGFANSMTSAAIEHRSEGIVLGIATNMFKLAGSVIVFGVVAAYIVGIIRYFYGIVF, encoded by the coding sequence ATGGCAAACTCTAAAATGAAGGATGACTATAAAAATCAGATTAAAAGCTATCAACCAAAAACACCTTACGTTTTAAACTGCTTAAAAGCATTTCTAATAGGTGGGTTTATTTGTATGATTGGTCAAGGTATCCAAAATTTTTACATTAATGTATTAAATTTTTCTGAAAAGGATGCAGGCAATCCTACTGCAGGAACGTTGATTCTAATCTCAGCCATTTTAACTGGAATAGGTGTTTATGATAAACTTGGACAGTTTGCGGGTGCAGGATCTGCAGTTCCTATTACTGGTTTTGCAAATTCCATGACAAGTGCTGCAATTGAGCATCGAAGTGAAGGGATTGTTTTAGGTATTGCAACCAATATGTTTAAGCTAGCCGGTAGTGTCATCGTATTTGGGGTTGTAGCAGCGTACATTGTAGGTATTATTCGTTATTTCTATGGGATTGTATTTTAA
- a CDS encoding spore germination protein, whose product MTTKTDKKPISGNLAENERYFKENVGLNISFDLGIRKLYILDYQVNMYFLNGLCDTGYITEILKNVTSISDNEVDHTKFKEILENRIVNQSVQKIKTLDEVVDQVLSGLIVFLMEGSDFGYVVDVRSYPGRQPAEPDTEKIVRGARDGFVENIIVNTGLIRRRIRDERLRYEMMRIGERSKTDLCIAYIEDVADPGLVKTIKKELETIKIDGITMADKTIEEFLVRQGFNPYPLVRYTERPDVAANHLLEGHVILIVDTSPSVIITPTTLFHHVQHAEEYRQAPAVGTFLRWVRFLGIISSVFLLPLWFLFVLEPSLLPKEIAFIGPTDQKNIPIVVQIFLADFGLEFLRMAAIHTPTSLSTAMGLIAAALIGQIAIDVGLFVPEVILYVAVAGIGTFATPSYELSVANKMSRLILLVAVALFKLEGFVIGCTLFVLLLASIRSLNTPYLWPFLPFNAKALWQIIIRTSVPGAKLRPSIVHPQNVKKQSN is encoded by the coding sequence ATGACAACAAAAACTGATAAGAAACCAATATCAGGAAATCTTGCGGAAAATGAACGGTACTTTAAAGAAAATGTAGGATTAAATATTAGTTTTGATTTAGGCATAAGAAAGCTATATATTTTAGATTACCAAGTCAATATGTATTTTTTAAACGGGCTATGTGATACTGGCTATATTACTGAGATCTTAAAGAATGTCACATCCATTAGTGACAATGAGGTAGATCATACAAAATTTAAGGAAATCCTTGAGAATCGAATCGTTAACCAATCAGTACAAAAAATAAAAACATTAGATGAAGTTGTTGATCAAGTTCTTTCAGGTTTAATTGTATTTTTAATGGAAGGCAGTGATTTCGGCTATGTTGTAGATGTAAGGAGTTATCCTGGACGGCAGCCTGCAGAGCCTGATACAGAAAAAATTGTTCGAGGAGCAAGAGATGGCTTTGTTGAAAATATCATTGTAAATACGGGGCTAATTAGACGAAGAATTAGAGATGAGCGTTTAAGATATGAAATGATGAGAATTGGAGAACGATCTAAAACCGATCTATGTATTGCTTATATAGAAGATGTTGCAGATCCTGGGCTAGTAAAAACAATTAAAAAGGAATTAGAAACAATCAAAATAGACGGAATTACAATGGCAGACAAAACGATCGAGGAATTTTTAGTGAGACAGGGATTTAACCCTTATCCATTAGTACGTTATACAGAGAGACCAGATGTTGCAGCAAATCATTTATTGGAAGGACATGTCATACTTATTGTTGATACATCACCAAGTGTTATCATTACTCCAACAACATTGTTTCATCATGTTCAACATGCGGAAGAATATCGCCAGGCCCCTGCAGTAGGGACATTTTTAAGATGGGTTCGATTTTTAGGCATTATCTCGTCTGTCTTTCTTTTGCCACTATGGTTTCTATTTGTTTTAGAGCCTTCCTTATTGCCAAAGGAAATAGCATTTATTGGTCCAACTGATCAAAAGAATATTCCAATTGTTGTCCAAATTTTCCTCGCAGACTTCGGTCTGGAATTCCTAAGAATGGCTGCCATACACACACCAACATCATTATCTACTGCAATGGGTTTAATCGCTGCAGCGTTAATCGGACAAATAGCTATTGATGTTGGTTTGTTTGTACCAGAGGTTATTTTATATGTTGCAGTTGCGGGTATCGGAACGTTTGCAACTCCTAGTTATGAGTTAAGTGTTGCAAATAAAATGTCACGTTTGATTTTATTGGTTGCTGTTGCATTATTTAAGCTAGAAGGCTTTGTAATAGGCTGTACACTATTTGTTTTACTGCTAGCAAGCATTCGTTCACTTAACACTCCATACTTATGGCCCTTTTTACCTTTTAATGCAAAAGCCTTATGGCAAATCATTATTCGGACATCTGTACCGGGTGCAAAACTTAGACCAAGCATTGTTCATCCTCAAAATGTAAAAAAACAATCAAATTAG